The sequence below is a genomic window from Sorangiineae bacterium MSr12523.
GGGCAGCATCAAGCGCGTGAAGACCCATGCCTCGCCGTCCGAGCGATTCTGGCTCGAGGACGGCGAAGGGCAGGGGCTAGGATGGATCGAGCGGTTCCTCGAGACGAAGACCGTCTGGCATCCGGTCGGCGTCTAGGCGCCGTCAAGGCACGAGTACGGTGCCGACGCTGCCGGGATCGGCAGCTTCGCGGGCGAGATCGCCCGGCTGGAGGCGTCCGACGATGTGAACGGCGCGCACGCCGGCCGCAATCGCGGCGAAGGACTCGTCCAGCTTGGGGATCATGCCCTTGGTGACGACGCCGTCGGCAATGGCCTTCTTGCCGTCGGCCAGCGAAAGACGCGGAATGCGCGAGGTGGGATCGGCCACGTCGCGCAGCACCGCCGGAACGTCGGTCACGAGGAACAGCGACCGTGCGCCCAGCGCAATGGCGGACTGATTGGCCACGACGTCGGCGTTGATGTTGTACACGTTGCCGCCTTCGTCGGCGCCGAGACAGGCGAGCACCGGAACGTAGCCCGCGTCGAGAAGCAGCGAGAGCAGCTCGTGGCGCAGTCCGGTGACATCGCCCACGAAGCCGAAGTCGATCGGATCGGGCCCGCCGCCGCTGACGACACGCGGCGGGCGCTTCACCGCGCGAATGACGCAGGAGCTCGCGCCATGAAGGCCCACGGGGCGCGCGCCCGCCGCAACGAGCGCGGCGCAGAGGTCGACGTTTACCTTGCCGGCGAGGGTCATCTTCATCACGTCGAGCGTGGCCTCGTCGGTGATGCGCCGGCCGCCGACGATGTTTGGCGTCTGGCCGAGTTGCTTCTGCAGCGCCGTGGCTTGTGGCCCGCCGCCGTGCACGAGCACCACCGGGGTGCCCGCCCGCGCGAGCGCGGCGACATCCGATGCAATCGCGCCGAGGTAAGGCCCCGCGATGACGTCGCCGCCAAGCTTCAAAACGATGGGCGCCACGCTCACGGCCAGCCGCCCGGATCTTCCAGGGTGAGCCGCTCGTCGAGGCCGAGGATCAGGTTCATCGACTGAATGGCCTGGCCGGCGCCTCCTTTAATGAGGTTGTCCGTCGCGGCAAAGCAGGCGACCACGCGCTTGCCATCGCGAACCTCGCCTGGAACCACGGCCACCTCGGCGTAGTTGGTGCCTTTGACGGCGGCGACCTCGGGCAGGCGCTTCGACGGCACGCGGACGAACGGCTCGTTGGCGAACGTCTCCGCGAAGGCGGCGCGGATCTCGTCCGGGGAGACGCTCTCCTTCACGTGTGCAAACGACGTCGCGAAGATGCCGCGCGAAAGCGGCGCGCTGACCGGCACGAAGCGCAACGCCACGTCCTTCGCGCCCGCATCGCCGAGCGTCTGCACGATTTCCGGGATGTGCTGGTGATCGAGCGGCTTGTACGTCTTCAGGTTGTTCGCCCGCACGGGGTGGTGCGTTCCCGCGCTGGGCACGACGCCGCTGCCCGAAGAGCCGGTGATGCCCACGACCTCGACCTCGCCCTCGAGCCATCCCCGCCTGGCCAGCGGCAACAGCGCCAACTCGATGGTCGTGGCAAAACATCCCGGCGACGCCACGTAACGCGCCGCACGAATCGCGTCGCGATGGAGCTCGGGCAGGCCGTACACGAAGGTGCCCGCGAGCAACTTGGGGCACGGGTGCTCGGCGCCGTAGTAACGCTTGTAAACGTCTTTGTCGCGAAGGCGGAAATCACCCGATAAGTCCACCACGCGCGCACCCGACTCCATGAGCTCGGGCATCTTCTGCGCGCTGACCTTGTGCGGGAGGCCGAGGAGCACTAC
It includes:
- the argC gene encoding N-acetyl-gamma-glutamyl-phosphate reductase; translated protein: MAKRFKAAVIGGSGYGGAEIIRRLLRHPEVELVRVASVDFIGEPVTVAHPNLEGQTDLRFEGISPAEAAAGMDVVLLGLPHKVSAQKMPELMESGARVVDLSGDFRLRDKDVYKRYYGAEHPCPKLLAGTFVYGLPELHRDAIRAARYVASPGCFATTIELALLPLARRGWLEGEVEVVGITGSSGSGVVPSAGTHHPVRANNLKTYKPLDHQHIPEIVQTLGDAGAKDVALRFVPVSAPLSRGIFATSFAHVKESVSPDEIRAAFAETFANEPFVRVPSKRLPEVAAVKGTNYAEVAVVPGEVRDGKRVVACFAATDNLIKGGAGQAIQSMNLILGLDERLTLEDPGGWP
- the argB gene encoding acetylglutamate kinase encodes the protein MAPIVLKLGGDVIAGPYLGAIASDVAALARAGTPVVLVHGGGPQATALQKQLGQTPNIVGGRRITDEATLDVMKMTLAGKVNVDLCAALVAAGARPVGLHGASSCVIRAVKRPPRVVSGGGPDPIDFGFVGDVTGLRHELLSLLLDAGYVPVLACLGADEGGNVYNINADVVANQSAIALGARSLFLVTDVPAVLRDVADPTSRIPRLSLADGKKAIADGVVTKGMIPKLDESFAAIAAGVRAVHIVGRLQPGDLAREAADPGSVGTVLVP